In the genome of Streptomyces collinus, one region contains:
- a CDS encoding 1-phosphofructokinase family hexose kinase — protein sequence MILTVTLNTALDITYRVRSLRPHASHRVSEVTERPGGKGVNVARVLAALGHEVTVTGFTGGATGRVVQEKLAAVPGVMDALVPLSGATRRTVAVVDEHTGDTTQLNEPGPTVTPTEWSAFQEAYEDLLPTASVVALCGSLPPGVPVGAYAGLIRTARSFGLPVLLDTSGEPLRRGVAARPDIIKPNADELAELTGSHEPLRATQDARRRGAGAVVASLGPEGLLAATREGRWRATPPTTARGNPTGAGDAVVAGLLSGLVEHLPWPTRLARAIALSTATVQAPVAGEFDRGVYEEVLGLVTVANETSAA from the coding sequence GTGATCCTCACGGTCACGCTGAACACCGCTCTCGACATCACCTACCGCGTACGGTCCCTCAGGCCGCACGCCTCGCACCGCGTCTCCGAGGTGACGGAACGCCCCGGCGGCAAGGGCGTCAACGTGGCCCGGGTGCTCGCGGCCCTCGGGCACGAGGTGACGGTGACGGGGTTCACGGGCGGGGCGACGGGCCGGGTCGTGCAGGAGAAGCTCGCGGCGGTACCGGGCGTGATGGACGCGCTCGTCCCGCTCTCCGGGGCGACCCGCCGCACGGTCGCCGTGGTCGACGAGCACACCGGCGACACGACGCAGCTGAACGAACCGGGCCCCACGGTCACACCCACCGAATGGTCGGCCTTCCAGGAGGCCTACGAGGACCTGCTGCCCACGGCGTCGGTGGTGGCCCTGTGCGGCAGCCTGCCGCCGGGTGTCCCGGTGGGCGCGTACGCGGGCCTGATCCGCACGGCCCGCTCCTTCGGTCTCCCGGTCCTCCTGGACACCAGCGGCGAGCCCCTGCGCCGGGGCGTCGCGGCCCGCCCCGACATCATCAAGCCGAACGCCGACGAGCTGGCGGAACTGACCGGCTCCCACGAGCCGCTGCGCGCCACCCAGGACGCCCGCCGCCGGGGCGCGGGCGCGGTGGTCGCCTCCCTCGGCCCCGAGGGCCTCCTCGCCGCCACCCGAGAGGGCCGCTGGCGAGCCACCCCACCGACCACGGCCCGAGGCAACCCGACGGGCGCGGGCGACGCGGTGGTGGCGGGCCTGCTCTCGGGTTTGGTGGAACACCTCCCCTGGCCGACCCGCCTGGCCCGGGCCATCGCTCTGTCGACGGCGACGGTGCAGGCACCGGTGGCGGGGGAGTTCGACCGGGGGGTGTACGAGGAGGTGCTGGGGCTCGTCACTGTGGCGAACGAGACGTCGGCGGCGTGA
- a CDS encoding CBM35 domain-containing protein has product MTPGNNGASTPEDDDPFGYLYADGQANGAQPPSGGYGYPNSVNRVRAVGTRQYGQQPQNAQTAPHGQVPQQQGSYSQPNAHYAAPETLPGGAQTAHHAGSGGGGGRGGRGPNTKGLLIGAIAVVAAVVIGIGVAMLGGDKDKDDASDKVGTSPTQSEESKPSPSASKAGAAKQDLPKTDAKALRLSPGMTTASEFKGAKAEGGVYVTGFNQVGAKVTWTVDGIEKAGSYRLNVDYGVPGTDADATLVVNGKAQTRPLDMQNFGNTPKGDWEQGWKSTWALVNLTKGTNTIELACNEGNKCDAVLDQFSLAPPKG; this is encoded by the coding sequence ATGACGCCCGGCAACAACGGCGCGAGCACGCCCGAGGACGACGACCCGTTCGGCTATCTCTACGCCGACGGGCAGGCCAACGGGGCCCAGCCGCCGTCCGGGGGTTACGGCTACCCGAACTCGGTCAACCGGGTGCGCGCGGTCGGCACGCGCCAGTACGGCCAGCAGCCGCAGAACGCGCAGACCGCGCCGCACGGCCAGGTCCCGCAGCAGCAGGGCTCCTACAGTCAGCCGAACGCGCACTACGCGGCGCCGGAGACGCTGCCGGGCGGTGCGCAGACCGCACACCACGCCGGCTCTGGGGGCGGTGGCGGCCGGGGTGGCCGCGGCCCCAACACCAAGGGGCTGCTGATCGGAGCGATCGCGGTGGTCGCCGCGGTCGTCATCGGCATCGGCGTGGCCATGCTGGGCGGCGACAAGGACAAGGACGACGCGTCCGACAAGGTGGGCACGAGCCCGACCCAGTCCGAGGAGTCGAAGCCGAGCCCGTCGGCGAGCAAGGCCGGAGCGGCCAAGCAGGATCTCCCGAAGACCGACGCGAAGGCCCTGCGGCTCAGCCCCGGCATGACGACGGCGTCCGAGTTCAAGGGCGCGAAGGCCGAGGGCGGGGTCTATGTGACCGGCTTCAACCAGGTCGGTGCCAAGGTGACCTGGACGGTCGACGGTATCGAGAAGGCCGGCAGCTACCGGCTCAACGTGGACTACGGCGTCCCCGGCACGGACGCCGACGCGACTCTCGTGGTCAACGGCAAGGCCCAGACCCGGCCCCTGGACATGCAGAACTTCGGGAACACGCCCAAGGGTGACTGGGAGCAGGGCTGGAAGAGCACCTGGGCCCTCGTGAACCTGACCAAGGGCACCAACACCATCGAGCTCGCCTGCAACGAGGGCAACAAGTGCGATGCGGTGCTCGACCAGTTCTCCCTGGCCCCGCCCAAGGGCTGA
- the cdgB gene encoding diguanylate cyclase CdgB: METESEPYVRLASLRQLHQVMADMNTARSLADTLQTVAEGVVAALGYELACVNLVRPDGDLVVAAFAGNPAAEALITGRVGSRESWERRLGMGEHWGDLVFIPHTEGWVLDDDDVPQWYTDGPAPRFEDEWHPADRLFAPMYAPAPKGSGTCGELIGVLSVDRPRNGRRPGAWGREALQMYAFQAAIAISNARLRANMQRALVRLEREQQALRASEESFRQAFEYAPSGMAIAEMGGDQHGRILRTNDALCRLLGRPASAMRRYSFSDLVHPEDIGTLLRTSAEGGRAELRLGRRDGTYVWVSLRNSVVADAADGPRFLLTHVEDIEERKRRELQLAHRASHDSLTGLPNSAELRSRLSARLCQRASSPHTAVESVDAAYGHPAFDVVGPGFDFRQGAEPYDAYDHHVHTVAPDGNHDDGTKGLAVLFCDLDGFKSINDRFGHNAGDAVLIEVARRLSNGVRDGDTVARLGGDEFVILADGLGRADAQDLAVRLRNEIIQPIRAEGRAVRVGASFGIGWAHCGMTADEVLKSADERMYVEKRSRPKQHRRAG, from the coding sequence ATGGAGACCGAGTCGGAGCCCTACGTCCGTCTTGCGTCCCTGCGACAACTGCACCAGGTCATGGCCGACATGAACACGGCCCGCAGCCTGGCGGACACACTGCAGACCGTCGCGGAGGGCGTCGTCGCGGCCCTCGGGTACGAGCTGGCGTGCGTGAACCTCGTACGGCCGGACGGCGACCTCGTCGTCGCCGCCTTCGCCGGGAACCCCGCCGCCGAGGCCCTCATCACCGGCCGCGTCGGCTCGCGCGAGTCCTGGGAACGCCGCCTCGGCATGGGCGAGCACTGGGGCGACCTGGTGTTCATACCGCACACCGAGGGCTGGGTCCTCGACGACGACGACGTCCCGCAGTGGTACACCGACGGCCCCGCTCCCCGCTTCGAGGACGAGTGGCACCCGGCCGACCGCCTCTTCGCCCCCATGTACGCGCCCGCTCCGAAGGGCAGCGGTACGTGCGGCGAGCTGATCGGCGTTCTGTCCGTGGACCGGCCGCGCAATGGCCGCCGCCCCGGGGCCTGGGGCCGCGAGGCGCTCCAGATGTACGCCTTCCAGGCCGCCATCGCCATCAGCAACGCCCGGCTGCGCGCCAACATGCAGCGCGCCCTGGTCCGGCTGGAGCGCGAGCAGCAGGCCCTGCGGGCGAGCGAGGAAAGCTTCAGGCAGGCCTTCGAGTACGCGCCGTCCGGCATGGCCATCGCCGAGATGGGCGGCGACCAGCACGGCCGGATCCTGCGCACCAACGACGCGCTGTGCCGGCTGCTGGGCCGCCCCGCCTCCGCGATGCGCCGCTACTCGTTCTCCGACCTGGTCCACCCCGAGGACATAGGCACCCTGCTGCGCACCTCGGCGGAGGGCGGGCGCGCCGAGCTCCGCCTCGGCCGCCGCGACGGCACGTACGTCTGGGTCAGCCTGCGCAACAGCGTGGTCGCGGACGCCGCCGACGGCCCCCGCTTCCTCCTCACCCACGTCGAGGACATCGAGGAGCGCAAGCGCCGCGAGCTCCAGCTCGCCCACCGCGCCTCGCACGACTCGCTCACCGGCCTGCCGAACTCCGCGGAGCTGCGCTCCCGCCTGTCCGCCCGGCTCTGTCAACGCGCGTCATCCCCGCACACCGCCGTGGAGTCCGTCGACGCGGCCTACGGCCACCCGGCCTTCGACGTGGTCGGGCCCGGCTTCGACTTCCGGCAGGGCGCGGAGCCGTACGACGCCTACGACCACCACGTGCACACCGTCGCCCCGGACGGGAACCACGACGACGGCACCAAGGGCCTCGCGGTGCTCTTCTGCGACCTCGACGGCTTCAAGTCGATCAACGACCGGTTCGGTCACAACGCGGGTGACGCGGTTCTCATCGAGGTCGCCCGGCGGCTGAGCAACGGCGTCCGCGACGGGGACACGGTCGCGCGGCTCGGGGGTGACGAATTCGTCATCCTGGCCGACGGGCTCGGCCGTGCCGACGCGCAGGACCTCGCGGTCCGGCTCCGCAACGAGATCATCCAGCCCATCCGTGCCGAGGGGCGGGCCGTCCGGGTGGGCGCCAGCTTCGGCATCGGATGGGCACACTGTGGAATGACGGCGGACGAAGTGTTGAAATCCGCTGACGAGCGGATGTACGTCGAGAAACGATCTCGTCCCAAACAACACAGACGCGCCGGGTGA
- a CDS encoding flavin reductase family protein encodes MPNTPAATSPIIPSPASGHAEGVSNDEFRAAMSRLASGVVLVTAQEPPLDPDDPTAPGGEDVGMTATAFMSVSLDPPLVLVSLREGSRMDELLEEQEQWGVSVLSESQRHIAGRFAMKGRVSDRLLFADIPYTRGEYTDAPLVGGALAVLECRTEQRVPAGDHTLVIGRVLTARVPSAEGGPLTYFRGRYRQLG; translated from the coding sequence GTGCCGAACACTCCCGCCGCCACGTCCCCGATCATTCCGTCGCCCGCCTCCGGGCATGCTGAGGGGGTGAGCAACGACGAGTTCCGCGCCGCCATGTCCCGGCTGGCCTCGGGTGTGGTCCTGGTGACCGCGCAGGAGCCGCCGCTCGACCCGGACGACCCCACGGCGCCGGGCGGCGAGGACGTGGGCATGACGGCCACGGCCTTCATGTCGGTGTCCCTGGACCCGCCCCTGGTGCTGGTGAGCCTGCGCGAGGGCTCCCGCATGGACGAGCTGCTGGAGGAGCAGGAGCAGTGGGGGGTCTCGGTCCTCTCCGAGAGCCAGCGGCACATCGCCGGCCGTTTCGCGATGAAGGGCCGGGTCAGCGACCGGCTGCTGTTCGCCGACATCCCGTACACCCGCGGCGAGTACACCGACGCCCCGCTGGTCGGCGGCGCCCTGGCCGTCCTGGAGTGCCGCACCGAGCAGCGCGTGCCGGCGGGCGACCACACGCTGGTCATCGGCCGCGTCCTGACGGCCCGGGTGCCGAGCGCGGAGGGCGGGCCGCTGACGTACTTCCGGGGCCGGTACCGGCAGTTGGGCTGA
- a CDS encoding GNAT family N-acetyltransferase, whose amino-acid sequence MTATGPRLEEITPANLDAALGIRVRPDQEHAVAPVVKSLAEAYVHPGIAWPRLILDGDRPVGFLMACLGIDWYGDGSEIRSGLWRLNIAAGEQGRGYGRFAVESVAAELRRRGTEKFYVTWHSGPAGPEGFYLGLGFRPDGENSGGQTVGVLEPA is encoded by the coding sequence ATGACCGCGACCGGCCCCCGCCTCGAAGAGATCACCCCCGCGAATCTCGACGCCGCCCTCGGCATCCGCGTCCGCCCCGACCAGGAGCACGCGGTCGCCCCGGTCGTGAAGTCCCTCGCCGAGGCCTATGTGCATCCCGGCATCGCCTGGCCCCGCCTGATCCTCGACGGCGACCGCCCGGTCGGCTTCCTGATGGCCTGCCTCGGCATCGACTGGTACGGGGACGGCAGCGAGATCCGTTCGGGCCTGTGGCGGCTGAACATCGCGGCCGGTGAGCAGGGCAGGGGGTACGGCCGGTTCGCCGTCGAGTCGGTGGCCGCCGAACTGCGCCGACGCGGCACCGAGAAGTTCTACGTGACCTGGCACTCGGGCCCGGCCGGCCCCGAGGGCTTCTACCTGGGCCTCGGCTTCCGCCCGGACGGCGAGAACAGCGGCGGCCAGACGGTGGGAGTGCTCGAACCGGCCTGA
- the arfB gene encoding alternative ribosome rescue aminoacyl-tRNA hydrolase ArfB: MGGMSGPHVIRGSVSLPEAELMWRFSRSSGPGGQHVNTSDSKVELSFDLAKTEALPAVWKQRALERLAGRLVDGVVTVRSSEHRSQWRNREAAAVRLTALLAEATAPPPRPRKPTRIPRGINERRLREKKQRSETKRGRSARDWG, translated from the coding sequence ATGGGGGGCATGTCTGGTCCCCACGTCATCCGCGGCTCCGTCTCCCTGCCCGAGGCCGAGCTCATGTGGCGTTTCTCGCGGTCGTCCGGACCGGGCGGGCAGCACGTCAACACCAGCGACTCCAAGGTCGAGCTGAGCTTCGACCTGGCGAAGACCGAGGCGCTGCCGGCGGTGTGGAAGCAGCGGGCCCTGGAGCGGCTGGCCGGGCGCCTGGTCGACGGGGTCGTCACCGTACGGTCCTCCGAGCACCGCTCCCAGTGGCGCAACCGCGAGGCCGCGGCCGTACGCCTCACTGCGCTCCTGGCCGAGGCCACCGCACCCCCGCCCCGGCCCCGCAAGCCCACCCGGATCCCCCGGGGCATCAACGAACGCCGGCTGCGGGAGAAGAAGCAGCGCTCGGAGACGAAGCGGGGGCGCTCCGCGCGGGACTGGGGCTAG
- a CDS encoding TerD family protein: protein MAVSLSKGGNVSLTKEAPGLTAVTVGLGWDVRTTTGTDFDLDASAIAVNTQGKVYSDAHFVFFNNKQTPDNTIVHTGDNRTGEGAGDDEAINVNLAALPADVDKIVFPVSIYDAENRSQNFGQVRNAYIRIVNQAGGAEIARYDLSEDAATETAMVFGELYRNGAEWKFRAVGQGYASGLVGIAQDFGVNV, encoded by the coding sequence ATGGCTGTAAGCCTGTCCAAGGGTGGCAACGTCTCGCTCACCAAGGAGGCTCCGGGCCTGACCGCCGTCACCGTGGGCCTCGGCTGGGACGTCCGCACCACCACCGGCACGGACTTCGACCTCGACGCCTCCGCGATCGCGGTCAACACGCAGGGCAAGGTCTACTCGGACGCCCACTTCGTCTTCTTCAACAACAAGCAGACGCCGGACAACACGATCGTCCACACCGGCGACAACCGCACGGGCGAGGGCGCCGGCGACGACGAGGCGATCAACGTCAACCTCGCCGCCCTCCCGGCCGACGTCGACAAGATCGTCTTCCCGGTCTCGATCTACGACGCGGAGAACCGCTCGCAGAACTTCGGCCAGGTCCGCAACGCCTACATCCGCATCGTCAACCAGGCCGGCGGCGCGGAGATCGCCCGCTACGACCTGTCGGAGGACGCGGCCACGGAGACGGCCATGGTCTTCGGCGAGCTCTACCGCAACGGCGCGGAGTGGAAGTTCCGCGCGGTCGGCCAGGGCTACGCCTCGGGCCTGGTCGGCATCGCCCAGGACTTCGGCGTGAACGTCTGA
- a CDS encoding GNAT family N-acetyltransferase produces the protein MRSHVILDPLVTAPLSGPLLAELTALYASNSAFHRLTGDFPDPEDIRPEQVAAALAEERELPGAEILLARSSGRLTGIAVTLAQHPDPADPDPWIGLLMVDARLHGQGHGRRLAALVEDRFRAVGRTAARLAVLANNPRAMAFWTALGYEVLDHREDRGMGRPCTVLRKALTTP, from the coding sequence ATGCGTTCCCACGTGATCCTCGACCCACTGGTCACAGCCCCGCTGAGCGGCCCCCTCCTCGCGGAGCTGACCGCCCTCTACGCCTCCAACTCCGCGTTCCACCGCCTCACCGGCGACTTCCCCGACCCGGAGGACATCCGCCCCGAGCAGGTCGCCGCCGCACTGGCCGAGGAGCGGGAGCTGCCCGGCGCCGAGATCCTGCTCGCCCGCAGCTCCGGCCGTCTGACGGGCATCGCCGTCACCCTCGCCCAGCACCCCGACCCCGCCGACCCGGACCCCTGGATCGGCCTGCTGATGGTCGACGCGAGGCTGCACGGCCAGGGCCACGGCCGCCGCCTGGCCGCCCTCGTGGAGGACCGCTTCCGCGCGGTCGGCCGCACCGCCGCCCGCCTGGCCGTCCTGGCGAACAACCCTAGGGCCATGGCCTTTTGGACCGCCCTGGGCTACGAGGTCCTCGACCACCGTGAGGACCGGGGCATGGGGCGCCCCTGCACCGTCCTCCGCAAGGCACTGACCACGCCGTGA
- a CDS encoding M1 family metallopeptidase, whose product MVSRARRIATVARSVRLVPTLSLPTLSVPILSAATLPASALPVSALLASALVLTACGGGVHGTPGGSGVRDPYFPKAGNGGYDVSHYGLRLAYDPGDHHLTGTATLTARATKDLSAFNLDLLGMEVEKITVDGETARWNRAGQELTVRPREDLDRDATFSVTVRYAGAPETVTDPDGSQEGWLRTTDGVLALGEPTGSMAWFPGNHHPSDKAAYDLAVTVPKGLQAVSNGELRGERTARGRTTFVWHSGEPMASYLATLAIGRFDISRSRAGALPLYTAVDPAEAAASRPVLGRIPEVLRWSERRFGPYPFSSTGAIVDSAASVGYALETQTRPVFPGAPDITFLVHELAHQWYGDSVSPESWRDMWLNEGFATYAEWLWEEDHGGKSARETFDALYSGEHFDTAEEAEEIWEFPPADPPSADRISDPPVYFRGAMVLQKVRQAVGDDRFFSILRGWAAEYRYGNADTADFTAYAEKQAPGADLAGVWEDWLYGEGKPERP is encoded by the coding sequence ATGGTGTCACGCGCCCGTAGGATCGCGACCGTGGCCCGATCTGTACGCCTTGTCCCCACCCTGTCCCTCCCCACGCTGTCCGTCCCCATCCTGTCCGCAGCCACCCTGCCCGCCTCGGCGCTGCCCGTCTCCGCTCTGCTCGCCTCCGCTCTCGTCCTCACCGCGTGCGGCGGCGGAGTGCACGGCACCCCGGGCGGTTCCGGCGTCCGCGACCCCTACTTCCCGAAGGCCGGCAACGGCGGCTACGACGTCTCCCACTACGGACTGCGCCTCGCCTACGACCCCGGCGACCACCACCTCACCGGCACGGCCACCCTCACCGCCCGCGCGACCAAGGACCTCTCCGCCTTCAACCTCGACCTGCTCGGCATGGAGGTCGAGAAGATCACCGTCGACGGCGAGACGGCCCGCTGGAACCGCGCGGGGCAGGAGCTCACCGTCCGCCCGCGGGAGGACCTCGACCGGGACGCGACGTTCAGCGTGACGGTCCGCTACGCGGGCGCACCCGAGACCGTCACCGACCCGGACGGCTCCCAGGAGGGCTGGCTGCGCACCACGGACGGGGTGCTCGCGCTCGGCGAGCCGACGGGGTCGATGGCGTGGTTCCCCGGCAACCACCACCCCTCCGACAAGGCGGCCTACGACCTCGCGGTGACCGTGCCGAAGGGGCTGCAGGCGGTCTCCAACGGGGAGTTGCGCGGCGAGCGGACCGCGCGGGGCCGTACGACGTTCGTGTGGCACAGCGGGGAGCCGATGGCGAGCTACCTCGCCACCCTCGCGATCGGCCGCTTCGACATCAGCCGCTCCAGAGCCGGGGCCCTGCCCCTGTACACGGCCGTCGACCCGGCCGAGGCGGCGGCGAGCCGGCCCGTGCTCGGGCGGATCCCGGAGGTGCTGCGGTGGTCGGAGCGGAGGTTCGGGCCGTACCCCTTCTCCTCCACCGGCGCGATCGTCGACAGCGCGGCCTCCGTCGGCTACGCCCTGGAGACCCAGACCCGGCCGGTCTTCCCCGGCGCCCCCGACATCACCTTCCTCGTCCACGAGCTCGCCCACCAGTGGTACGGCGACTCGGTCTCGCCGGAGAGCTGGCGGGACATGTGGCTCAACGAGGGTTTCGCGACGTACGCGGAGTGGCTGTGGGAGGAGGACCACGGCGGGAAGAGCGCGCGGGAGACGTTCGACGCGCTGTACTCCGGTGAGCACTTCGACACGGCGGAGGAGGCGGAGGAGATCTGGGAGTTTCCGCCGGCCGACCCGCCGAGCGCCGATCGGATCTCCGACCCGCCGGTGTACTTCCGGGGGGCGATGGTGCTGCAGAAGGTGCGGCAGGCGGTCGGGGACGACCGGTTCTTCTCGATCCTCAGAGGGTGGGCGGCCGAGTACCGGTACGGCAACGCCGACACCGCCGACTTCACGGCCTACGCCGAGAAGCAGGCGCCCGGGGCGGACTTGGCGGGGGTCTGGGAGGACTGGCTGTACGGGGAGGGCAAGCCGGAGCGGCCCTGA
- a CDS encoding pentapeptide repeat-containing protein: MARRAVGGTGVKGARRPEVRLPVLEPYGGGELEPDGDYDGLDLREADFTGQDGSGARFMDCALTGCALDETRLRHARVLDSVFTGVRGVGTDLAEATLRDVELTDARLGGPQLHGAVLERVLIRGGKIDYLNLRTARLRDVVFEGCVLVEPDFGGARLERVEFVDCALKGADFHAATLTDVDLRGAASLEISGGLDRLSGAVISTAQLLDLAPVLAAQWGIRVEG, encoded by the coding sequence ATGGCGAGGAGAGCGGTGGGCGGTACGGGTGTGAAGGGCGCGCGGCGACCGGAGGTGCGGCTGCCCGTGCTGGAGCCGTACGGGGGCGGTGAGCTGGAGCCGGACGGGGACTACGACGGGCTGGACTTGAGGGAGGCCGACTTCACCGGGCAGGACGGATCGGGCGCCCGCTTCATGGACTGCGCGCTGACGGGCTGCGCGCTGGACGAGACCCGGCTGCGGCACGCCCGCGTCCTGGACTCCGTCTTCACCGGCGTCCGCGGCGTCGGCACCGACCTCGCCGAGGCGACCCTGCGCGACGTGGAGCTGACCGATGCCCGGCTCGGCGGACCGCAGCTGCACGGGGCGGTGCTGGAGCGGGTGCTGATCCGCGGCGGCAAGATCGACTATCTGAACCTGCGCACGGCCCGGCTCAGAGACGTCGTCTTCGAGGGCTGCGTCCTGGTCGAGCCGGACTTCGGCGGCGCCCGCCTGGAGCGCGTGGAGTTCGTGGACTGCGCGCTGAAGGGCGCCGACTTCCACGCGGCGACCCTCACGGACGTGGACCTGCGCGGCGCCGCTTCCCTGGAGATCAGCGGCGGGCTGGACCGCCTGTCGGGAGCGGTGATCAGCACGGCGCAGCTGCTGGACCTGGCGCCCGTGCTGGCCGCGCAGTGGGGGATCCGCGTGGAGGGCTGA
- a CDS encoding FAD-dependent oxidoreductase, whose amino-acid sequence MHRITVIGGGFAGLTAAITAAEAGARVTIHEAHHTLGGRARTAEGPYRTNEGPHALYNGGPHWAWLRQRDLIGPLAPLPPLEAARLRLRHQGVLRRTPPFAMLKLLRRTGRQAPVDADFLTWATGIAGEEGARAAAHYSAVALFHHDPGSLSAAFVQERLRRATKLPPEAHYPRGGWASLIDRMAARAWNLGVRMETLSRVDTLPTDTPVIVATSLPAARRLLGDDSLTWPSGRTALVDLAVRTRRGDAFAVSDLDAPGWLERFTAQDRSLAPAGEQLIQGQIPIAPHESKADGTARAEQLLDLGFPGWRERLTWRRDSVANGRTGAVDPPGTSWRDRPAVDRGDGIYLAGDQVAAPGVLSEVSFNSALTAVSLALGRHELDLKQA is encoded by the coding sequence ATGCACCGCATCACCGTCATCGGCGGCGGCTTCGCCGGACTGACCGCGGCCATCACCGCTGCCGAGGCGGGCGCCAGGGTCACCATCCACGAGGCCCACCACACGCTCGGCGGCCGGGCCCGCACCGCCGAGGGCCCCTACCGCACCAACGAGGGCCCGCACGCCCTCTACAACGGCGGCCCGCACTGGGCCTGGCTCAGGCAGCGCGACCTCATCGGGCCGCTCGCCCCGCTGCCGCCCCTGGAAGCGGCCCGGCTCCGGCTGCGGCACCAGGGCGTGCTGCGCCGCACCCCGCCCTTCGCGATGCTGAAGCTGCTGCGCCGGACGGGGCGGCAGGCACCCGTCGACGCCGACTTCCTGACCTGGGCGACGGGCATCGCGGGCGAGGAGGGGGCCCGGGCCGCCGCCCACTACTCGGCGGTCGCCCTGTTCCACCACGATCCCGGGTCGCTGTCGGCCGCGTTCGTGCAGGAGCGGCTGCGCCGCGCCACCAAGCTGCCGCCCGAGGCGCACTACCCGCGGGGCGGCTGGGCCAGCCTCATCGACCGGATGGCCGCCCGCGCCTGGAACCTGGGCGTCCGGATGGAGACGCTGTCCCGCGTCGACACGCTCCCCACCGACACTCCGGTCATCGTCGCCACCTCCCTCCCCGCCGCCCGCCGCCTGCTCGGCGACGACTCCCTGACCTGGCCGAGCGGCCGTACCGCCCTCGTCGACCTGGCCGTACGCACCCGGCGCGGCGACGCCTTCGCGGTCTCCGACCTGGACGCACCCGGCTGGCTCGAACGGTTCACCGCCCAGGACCGCAGTCTCGCCCCGGCCGGCGAGCAGTTGATCCAGGGTCAGATCCCCATCGCCCCGCACGAGTCGAAGGCCGACGGCACAGCCCGCGCCGAGCAGCTGCTCGACCTGGGCTTCCCGGGCTGGCGCGAACGGCTCACCTGGCGGCGCGACTCGGTGGCGAACGGCCGTACGGGCGCGGTCGATCCGCCCGGCACCAGCTGGCGCGACCGGCCGGCCGTGGACCGGGGCGACGGGATCTACCTCGCCGGTGACCAGGTCGCGGCCCCCGGTGTGCTGTCGGAGGTGTCCTTCAACAGCGCCCTGACGGCGGTCTCCCTGGCCCTCGGCCGGCACGAGCTTGACCTCAAGCAAGCTTGA
- a CDS encoding zinc-binding dehydrogenase: MHAIRLHAFGPAENLSYERVEDPLPGPGQVRIAVRAAGVHLLDAALREGMRGGPAAEPTPLPTIPGREVAGVVESLGEGVAEVWRGKRVVAHLGFVPGGYAELAVTEAGRLHEIPGDLDFAEAVAMIGTGRTAMGILQFADLGPDSVVVVPAAAGGLGTLLVQYAKNAGATVVGLAGGPEKTARVQAGGADLAVDYKDPAWPAKVRAHLGGRTATVVFDGVGGDIAREAVALLGPGGRHIVFGWSGEGIRDGGPYLVDGVSEEVLGPVMLGKAGGPDPVRTLELRALAEAASGRLTPAVQRFPLSEAAAAHRALETRGTTGKVVLEP; the protein is encoded by the coding sequence ATGCACGCCATCCGCCTGCACGCCTTCGGCCCGGCCGAGAACCTCAGCTACGAGCGGGTCGAGGACCCCCTGCCGGGCCCGGGGCAGGTCCGTATCGCCGTACGCGCGGCGGGCGTCCATCTCCTGGACGCCGCTCTGCGCGAGGGCATGCGGGGCGGCCCGGCGGCCGAGCCGACGCCGCTGCCGACCATCCCCGGCCGCGAGGTCGCCGGTGTCGTCGAGTCCCTGGGCGAGGGCGTGGCCGAGGTGTGGCGCGGCAAGCGGGTCGTCGCCCACCTCGGTTTCGTCCCGGGCGGCTACGCCGAACTGGCCGTCACCGAGGCCGGGCGTCTGCACGAGATCCCCGGGGACCTGGACTTCGCCGAGGCCGTCGCCATGATCGGCACGGGCCGTACGGCGATGGGGATCCTCCAGTTCGCGGACCTCGGCCCCGACTCCGTGGTCGTCGTCCCGGCCGCCGCCGGAGGCCTCGGCACCCTCCTCGTGCAGTACGCCAAGAACGCCGGGGCGACCGTCGTGGGCCTCGCGGGCGGGCCGGAGAAGACCGCCAGGGTGCAGGCGGGCGGCGCCGACCTCGCCGTCGACTACAAGGACCCCGCCTGGCCCGCGAAGGTCCGCGCCCACCTCGGCGGCCGGACCGCGACCGTCGTCTTCGACGGCGTCGGCGGCGACATCGCCCGCGAGGCCGTCGCCCTCCTCGGCCCGGGCGGCAGGCACATCGTCTTCGGCTGGTCCGGCGAGGGCATCCGGGACGGCGGTCCCTACCTCGTCGACGGCGTCTCCGAGGAGGTCCTCGGCCCGGTGATGCTGGGGAAGGCCGGCGGCCCCGACCCCGTCCGCACCCTGGAACTGCGCGCCCTCGCCGAGGCCGCATCCGGCCGGCTCACCCCGGCCGTACAGCGCTTCCCGCTGAGCGAGGCAGCGGCGGCGCACCGGGCGCTGGAGACCCGGGGCACGACCGGAAAGGTGGTCCTGGAGCCATGA